The following are encoded together in the Fibrobacter sp. UWB13 genome:
- a CDS encoding helix-turn-helix transcriptional regulator produces MVKINYTKIAKQLKVMADPKRLKIIYLLSNGEMCATDILKEFRVSQPTLSHDMKALVDGKFVIADRIGQKILYSLNPDTIFELQAALGEICNEDL; encoded by the coding sequence ATGGTAAAGATCAACTACACAAAAATTGCAAAACAGCTTAAGGTCATGGCAGATCCGAAACGCCTCAAAATCATCTACTTGCTATCCAATGGAGAAATGTGCGCCACCGATATTTTAAAAGAATTTCGGGTATCGCAGCCAACTCTTTCGCACGACATGAAGGCTCTTGTCGATGGAAAATTCGTAATCGCGGACCGCATTGGGCAAAAGATATTATACAGCCTGAATCCAGACACTATTTTCGAACTTCAGGCAGCGCTCGGCGAGATATGTAACGAGGATTTGTAG
- the pheS gene encoding phenylalanine--tRNA ligase subunit alpha gives MSEAINNVKQAFDAELAQTDLTNQEAVNNLRVKYLGKKGAVTDLMKQMGSLSAEERPAYGKLVNELKVAVSEAIDKAIETANEAALQKKLASGAVDITLPGAGIAAGSTHPLYDVREEIIDFFAQMGFDVDFGRDIETDWYNFEALNTPPDHPSRDMQDTFYVDNKVMLRTHTSGTQIHYMETHKPPFRMIAPGHVFRVDNDATHAPMFQQCEGLVVDENISFADLKGVLQVFMNKLFGAGVKTRFRPSFFPFTEPSAEMDVSCVFCGGKGCRRCKGTGWMEIGGCGSVDPNVFKNCGIDSEKFTGFAFGFGLDRIAMLRHEIPEIGLLTANDQRFLSQF, from the coding sequence ATGAGTGAAGCTATTAACAATGTCAAGCAGGCCTTTGATGCAGAACTTGCACAAACGGACCTCACCAATCAAGAAGCGGTCAATAATCTCCGCGTAAAGTACCTCGGCAAGAAGGGCGCCGTCACGGACCTCATGAAGCAGATGGGTTCCTTGAGCGCCGAAGAACGCCCCGCTTACGGCAAGCTCGTGAACGAACTGAAGGTTGCCGTTTCCGAAGCTATCGACAAGGCTATCGAAACCGCAAACGAAGCCGCTCTCCAGAAGAAGCTCGCTAGCGGCGCTGTCGATATCACGCTCCCGGGCGCTGGCATCGCTGCCGGTTCTACGCACCCGCTGTACGACGTCCGCGAAGAAATCATCGACTTCTTTGCGCAGATGGGTTTTGATGTGGACTTCGGTCGTGACATCGAAACGGATTGGTACAACTTTGAAGCTCTCAACACTCCGCCTGACCACCCGAGCCGCGACATGCAGGACACGTTCTACGTGGACAACAAGGTCATGCTCCGCACGCACACGTCTGGCACCCAGATTCACTACATGGAAACGCACAAGCCGCCTTTCCGCATGATCGCTCCGGGCCACGTGTTCCGCGTCGACAACGATGCGACCCACGCTCCGATGTTCCAGCAGTGCGAAGGTCTTGTCGTTGACGAAAACATTAGCTTCGCCGACCTCAAGGGCGTGCTCCAGGTGTTCATGAACAAACTCTTTGGCGCAGGCGTCAAAACTCGCTTCCGTCCGAGCTTCTTCCCGTTCACGGAACCGTCTGCAGAAATGGACGTGAGCTGCGTGTTCTGCGGTGGCAAGGGCTGCCGTCGTTGCAAGGGCACGGGCTGGATGGAAATCGGTGGTTGCGGCTCTGTGGACCCGAACGTGTTCAAGAACTGCGGTATCGACTCTGAAAAGTTCACGGGCTTTGCATTCGGTTTCGGTCTTGACCGTATCGCCATGCTCCGCCACGAGATTCCGGAAATCGGTCTCCTGACCGCCAACGATCAGAGATTCCTGAGCCAGTTCTAG
- a CDS encoding mannose-1-phosphate guanylyltransferase/mannose-6-phosphate isomerase: protein MINLILCGGSGTRLWPISRSLMPKQFARLFDGASLFQRTVKTNSRICSAQYIVSNAEQYFLAKDQLEEVGANNVRFLLEPVGRNTAPAIALACLGLDPNDIVLVSPSDHVIRKAEAYEECLRKAEEFAKKGFMVTFGITPTGPETGYGYIEANGDDVKRFVEKPDLETAKKYVASGRFFWNSGIFCFKASTFLDELSTYSPDILTAAKIAFANAKKENKDALVRVDHEDMMNIPSNSIDYAVMEKSAKVKVVPSDIGWSDLGAFDSLYGEFDHDENGNNINAKHLGIGSKNSLVLGGQRQICTIDLDNMLIVDTPDALLVAPLASSQKVKKVVDELKARGSDLPKVPQTVNRPWGTYSVLESTDRYKMKRIVVRPGERLSLQKHLHRSEHWVVVSGTATCTVGDKVFYVRPNESTYIPSGTIHRLQNEGKLPLVIVEVQVGEYTGEDDIIRVQDDYKRS from the coding sequence ATGATTAACCTTATTTTGTGTGGTGGTAGCGGAACGCGCCTTTGGCCGATTAGCCGCTCCCTCATGCCGAAGCAGTTCGCCCGTCTTTTTGACGGTGCGTCCCTGTTCCAGCGCACGGTAAAGACGAACTCCCGTATTTGCAGTGCCCAGTACATCGTGAGCAATGCTGAACAGTATTTCTTGGCGAAAGACCAGCTCGAAGAAGTCGGTGCCAACAATGTCCGCTTCCTCTTGGAACCGGTGGGCCGCAATACGGCTCCGGCAATCGCTCTTGCTTGCCTTGGCCTTGATCCGAACGATATCGTTCTCGTGTCTCCGTCGGATCACGTGATTCGCAAGGCTGAAGCTTACGAAGAATGCTTGCGCAAGGCTGAAGAATTTGCAAAGAAAGGTTTCATGGTCACGTTCGGTATCACGCCGACGGGTCCGGAAACGGGTTACGGCTATATCGAAGCGAATGGCGATGATGTCAAGCGCTTTGTTGAAAAGCCTGACTTGGAAACTGCAAAGAAGTACGTTGCTTCCGGAAGGTTCTTCTGGAACAGCGGTATCTTCTGCTTCAAGGCTTCGACGTTCCTCGATGAACTTTCGACGTATTCTCCGGATATCTTGACCGCTGCAAAGATTGCCTTTGCCAACGCCAAGAAAGAAAACAAGGATGCTCTCGTCCGTGTCGACCACGAAGACATGATGAACATTCCTTCGAACTCGATTGACTACGCCGTGATGGAAAAGTCTGCCAAGGTGAAGGTCGTGCCGAGCGATATCGGTTGGTCTGATCTCGGCGCTTTCGATTCCCTCTATGGTGAATTCGACCACGACGAAAACGGCAATAACATAAACGCAAAGCACTTGGGCATTGGTTCCAAGAATTCTCTTGTGCTCGGTGGTCAGCGTCAGATTTGCACGATTGATTTGGACAATATGCTCATTGTCGATACGCCGGATGCTCTCTTGGTCGCTCCTCTTGCGAGCAGCCAGAAGGTCAAGAAGGTCGTCGACGAGCTCAAGGCTCGCGGCTCCGACTTGCCGAAGGTCCCGCAGACGGTCAACCGTCCGTGGGGTACGTACTCCGTGCTCGAATCTACGGACCGCTACAAGATGAAGCGCATCGTTGTTCGTCCGGGCGAACGCCTCTCGTTGCAGAAGCATTTGCACCGTTCGGAACACTGGGTCGTTGTGAGCGGAACTGCAACATGCACCGTTGGTGACAAGGTGTTCTACGTGCGTCCGAATGAATCGACTTACATTCCGTCTGGAACGATTCACCGCTTGCAGAACGAAGGCAAGCTCCCGCTTGTGATTGTTGAAGTCCAGGTCGGCGAATACACCGGCGAAGACGACATCATCCGCGTGCAGGACGACTACAAGCGCTCGTAA
- a CDS encoding polysaccharide biosynthesis/export family protein has protein sequence MNKIGIALCGVAGAILSGCFAAPQMRMDVPTDSTTYNGITFKLHSIDNGEMGEPVPVAQNPLEGKLEDLMVDTLPSLEYRIGPLDQVQVVVWEHPELTSPMGQYQPAGQKVTTEGTLFYPYAGELKVEGLTAQELRKEITKRLSDKILNDPQVDVRVTGYHSRKAFVTGAVNRPGYVHFDENPMTIPDVIAEVGGFNEKADPSFVQLRRGDKVYNIDYVRAFKENIPIERILVKPDDQLFVPLKSEMERDRKVYVMGEVNRTSIVRMDNYLSLAEALTAAGGVNVLYAAPSDIYVIRNTTPNKIDVYQLNAKNAMALAMADRFELNPRDIVYVDASGLGTWNRLLSLIMPTMQAIYTSTNVVQNIQEINNAGWK, from the coding sequence ATGAATAAAATCGGTATAGCTCTTTGTGGTGTCGCCGGCGCTATCTTGAGTGGCTGCTTTGCCGCGCCCCAGATGCGAATGGACGTTCCCACAGATTCCACAACTTACAATGGAATTACATTTAAGTTACATTCCATTGATAACGGTGAAATGGGGGAACCTGTCCCGGTCGCCCAGAATCCGCTTGAAGGCAAGCTTGAAGACCTGATGGTGGATACACTTCCTAGCCTTGAATATAGGATTGGACCTCTGGACCAGGTGCAGGTGGTTGTCTGGGAACATCCGGAACTTACCTCTCCGATGGGTCAGTACCAGCCGGCAGGCCAGAAGGTGACGACTGAAGGTACGCTCTTCTATCCGTACGCAGGCGAACTGAAGGTCGAAGGCCTTACCGCTCAGGAACTCCGTAAAGAAATTACCAAGCGCCTTTCCGACAAGATCCTTAACGATCCTCAGGTCGATGTCCGCGTGACGGGCTACCACAGCCGCAAGGCTTTTGTCACGGGTGCCGTGAACAGACCGGGTTATGTGCATTTTGACGAAAACCCGATGACCATCCCCGATGTGATTGCCGAAGTAGGTGGCTTTAATGAAAAGGCTGACCCGTCTTTTGTCCAGCTCCGTCGTGGCGACAAGGTCTATAACATCGACTACGTCCGCGCTTTCAAGGAAAACATTCCTATAGAACGCATTCTCGTGAAGCCGGATGACCAGCTCTTTGTCCCGCTCAAGTCCGAAATGGAAAGGGATAGAAAGGTATACGTCATGGGTGAAGTTAACAGGACGAGCATTGTCCGCATGGACAACTACCTCTCGTTGGCAGAAGCTCTCACGGCAGCGGGTGGTGTCAATGTCTTGTATGCCGCTCCGAGCGATATCTATGTTATTAGAAATACAACGCCGAACAAGATTGACGTCTATCAGTTGAATGCCAAGAATGCCATGGCTCTTGCGATGGCTGACCGCTTTGAACTGAATCCGCGTGATATCGTGTACGTCGACGCTTCTGGTCTCGGTACCTGGAATCGCCTTCTTAGCTTGATCATGCCGACCATGCAGGCTATTTACACGTCTACTAACGTTGTTCAGAACATCCAGGAAATTAATAACGCTGGTTGGAAGTAA
- a CDS encoding low molecular weight protein-tyrosine-phosphatase, whose translation MKNILVVCTGNICRSPTGEYLLKKELGPDFNVMSAGLGALVDNPAHEISQKIALQHGIDMSAHRARQINLDILKWADLILVMENGHKRELLHKYPWLEGKVFRYGESHQVDIPDPYRRPENAFVLAWNFISKLTPYWVEKIRQSEASK comes from the coding sequence ATGAAAAACATTCTTGTCGTTTGTACTGGGAACATTTGTCGCAGCCCAACAGGGGAGTATCTCTTGAAAAAAGAGCTCGGACCTGACTTTAATGTGATGAGTGCTGGTCTCGGTGCTTTGGTTGATAATCCCGCTCACGAAATCTCTCAGAAAATTGCGTTGCAACATGGCATTGACATGAGTGCACACCGAGCTCGCCAGATCAATTTGGACATCCTCAAGTGGGCTGACTTGATTTTGGTGATGGAAAATGGGCATAAAAGGGAACTTCTGCACAAGTATCCTTGGCTTGAGGGTAAGGTTTTCCGCTATGGTGAATCCCACCAGGTCGATATTCCTGACCCGTACAGGCGTCCAGAAAACGCGTTTGTCTTGGCATGGAACTTCATTTCCAAGCTGACTCCGTATTGGGTGGAAAAGATTAGGCAAAGTGAAGCCTCAAAATAA